Proteins from a genomic interval of Acidimicrobiales bacterium:
- a CDS encoding magnesium chelatase has product MSSRPATLGQLRESGWVSAPVKEEVRRNAVAKIAAGEPLFPGVLGYDDTVLPQLENALLAGHDVIFLGERGQAKTRMIRSVTALLDEWMPIVAGSEINDDPYAPVSRHARDLIRDHGDDTPVEWVHRDDRFGEKLATPDTSIADLIGEVDPIKVAEGRYLSDELTIHYGLVPRTNRGVFAINELPDLAERIQVGLLNVLEERDVQVRGYKIRLPLDVLLFASANPEDYTNRGRIITPLKDRFGAQIRTHYPLDVDTEVAIAEQESEPLRAEGLRVHVPEWLTEIVATLSQLARQSPHVNQRSGVSVRLTVSNAETLVANATRRALRHGERDVVPRVSDLAALTASTAGKIEIESLEEGREDQIVEQLLRSAVLTVFKSRFTPDRLRDVITAFDGGTVVDAGEDVPSSAYAELLGSLPALREPVRALTADDERPAAVASAVELVLEGLHLSKRLNKDAAGPRATYRGRG; this is encoded by the coding sequence ATGTCGTCCCGCCCCGCCACCCTCGGCCAGCTCCGTGAGTCGGGCTGGGTCTCCGCGCCGGTGAAGGAGGAGGTGCGGCGCAACGCCGTCGCCAAGATCGCCGCGGGGGAGCCGCTGTTCCCCGGCGTGCTCGGCTACGACGACACGGTCCTGCCCCAGCTGGAGAACGCGCTCCTCGCCGGCCACGACGTGATCTTCCTCGGCGAGCGGGGCCAGGCGAAGACGAGGATGATCCGCTCGGTCACGGCGCTGCTCGACGAGTGGATGCCGATCGTCGCCGGCTCCGAGATCAACGACGACCCCTACGCGCCGGTGTCGCGCCACGCCAGGGACCTCATCCGCGACCACGGCGACGACACCCCGGTCGAGTGGGTGCACCGCGACGACCGCTTCGGCGAGAAGCTGGCCACCCCGGACACCTCGATCGCCGACCTCATCGGCGAGGTCGACCCCATCAAGGTGGCCGAGGGCCGCTACCTGTCCGACGAGCTCACCATCCACTACGGGCTCGTGCCGAGGACGAACCGGGGCGTGTTCGCCATCAACGAGCTGCCCGACCTCGCCGAGCGCATCCAGGTCGGCCTCCTCAACGTGCTGGAGGAGCGGGACGTGCAGGTCAGGGGCTACAAGATCCGCCTGCCCCTCGACGTGCTGCTGTTCGCCTCGGCCAACCCGGAGGACTACACGAACCGGGGCAGGATCATCACCCCGCTGAAGGACCGCTTCGGCGCCCAGATCCGCACCCACTACCCGCTCGACGTCGACACCGAGGTGGCCATCGCCGAGCAGGAGAGCGAGCCCCTGCGGGCCGAGGGCCTCCGGGTCCACGTGCCCGAGTGGCTGACCGAGATCGTCGCCACCCTGTCCCAGCTGGCCCGCCAGAGCCCGCACGTGAACCAGCGGTCGGGCGTGTCGGTGCGGCTGACCGTGTCGAACGCGGAGACCCTGGTGGCCAACGCCACCCGCCGGGCGCTGCGCCACGGCGAGCGGGACGTGGTGCCGAGGGTCAGCGACCTCGCCGCGCTCACCGCCTCGACGGCCGGGAAGATCGAGATCGAGAGCCTCGAGGAGGGCCGCGAGGACCAGATCGTCGAGCAGCTCCTGCGGTCGGCCGTGCTGACCGTGTTCAAGAGCCGGTTCACCCCGGACCGGCTGCGCGACGTGATCACCGCGTTCGACGGCGGCACGGTGGTCGACGCCGGCGAGGACGTCCCGTCGTCGGCCTACGCCGAGCTGCTCGGGTCCCTGCCGGCGCTGCGCGAGCCGGTGCGGGCGCTGACCGCGGACGACGAGCGCCCGGCCGCCGTCGCCAGCGCCGTCGAGCTCGTGCTCGAGGGCCTCCACCTGTCCAAGCGGCTGAACAAGGACGCGGCCGGGCCGAGGGCCACCTACCGGGGCAGGGGCTAG
- a CDS encoding O-acetyl-ADP-ribose deacetylase: MHLEVVTADITTLDVDAVVTAANARLAGGGGVDGAVHRAAGPELLAACRAIGGCPTGDAVATPGFALPARFVIHAVGPVWQGGGAGEAALLASAYRRSLEVADEVGARSVAFPAIGTGAYGYPPDEAAGIAVRTLRSTPTSVERVVLVAFDGATAERYRRLLAGVTPGGDDPGGPPSSASAR; encoded by the coding sequence GTGCACCTCGAGGTCGTGACGGCCGACATCACCACCCTGGACGTCGACGCCGTCGTCACCGCCGCGAACGCCCGCCTGGCCGGCGGCGGCGGCGTGGACGGGGCCGTGCACCGGGCCGCCGGGCCGGAGCTGCTGGCCGCCTGCCGGGCCATCGGCGGGTGCCCGACCGGCGACGCCGTCGCCACCCCCGGCTTCGCCCTCCCCGCCCGGTTCGTGATCCACGCCGTCGGCCCCGTGTGGCAGGGCGGCGGCGCCGGCGAGGCCGCCCTGCTGGCGTCGGCCTACCGGCGCAGCCTCGAGGTCGCCGACGAGGTCGGCGCCCGGTCGGTGGCGTTCCCGGCCATCGGCACGGGCGCCTACGGCTACCCGCCCGACGAGGCGGCGGGCATCGCCGTGCGCACCCTGCGGTCCACGCCGACCTCGGTCGAGCGGGTGGTGCTCGTCGCCTTCGACGGGGCGACGGCCGAGCGCTACCGGCGGCTGCTGGCCGGCGTCACGCCGGGCGGCGACGACCCTGGCGGGCCGCCATCGAGCGCTTCTGCTCGATGA